The following coding sequences lie in one Zingiber officinale cultivar Zhangliang chromosome 2B, Zo_v1.1, whole genome shotgun sequence genomic window:
- the LOC122047434 gene encoding acid phosphatase 1-like: protein MGASPSLRFLLLWIAIAAAADELYCDSWRLSVETNNAGSWRTVPPPCRGFVEEYMSGERYESDSNVVALESLAFAKSVQITDDGKDAWIFDVDETLLSNIPYYASTGYGSKLFNVTSFNEWVNLASAPALPASLRLYEDLLILGFQMILLTGRTESQRKITEDNLLLTGYGYWKRLILREALDLGKPAVKFKSERRAELEGEGLRIHGNSGDQWSDLLGSTLARRSFKLPNPMYYID from the exons ATGGGGGCTTCCCCATCCCTCCGCTTCCTTCTCCTTTGGATCGCCATCGCCGCGGCCGCCGACGAGCTCTACTGCGACAGCTGGAGGCTCTCGGTGGAGACCAACAACGCCGGGTCCTGGCGCACCGTCCCTCCTCCGTGCCGCGGGTTCGTCGAAGAGTATATGAGCGGCGAGCGGTACGAATCCGATTCTAACGTTGTGGCCCTCGAATCTCTGGCGTTCGCCAAGAGCGTCCAGATCACCGACGACGGGAAGGACGCTTGGATCTTCGACGTCGACGAGACGCTTCTCTCGAATATCCCTTATTATGCGTCTACCGGATACGG ATCAAAGCTCTTCAATGTGACTTCATTCAATGAATGGGTAAATTTGGCAAGTGCACCAGCTTTACCAGCCAGTTTAAGGCTGTATGAAGACCTCTTGATCCTTGGATTTCAAATGATTCTCCTTACTGGGCGAACTGAATCTCAAAGGAAAATCACAGAAGACAATCTATTGTTAACAGGATACGGGTATTGGAAACGCCTCATATTGAG GGAAGCGTTGGATTTGGGCAAGCCTGCAGTGAAGTTTAAGTCGGAACGGAGGGCGGAATTGGAAGGCGAAGGGTTGAGGATTCATGGCAACTCCGGGGATCAATGGAGCGACCTGTTGGGCTCCACCTTGGCCAGGCGATCCTTTAAACTCCCAAATCCCATGTATTATATTGATTGA
- the LOC122047433 gene encoding paramyosin-like isoform X2 — translation MDAHTRGRRTLEEIRQKRAAERIHKVASGSDLESSNPYGAQRSESGNRMSGERDTYVLPSQLKDFENRNAELERENQKLLAKLDEKEIQIDSLMKRLNDLEQDSLPMLRKSLKDISIEKDAAIVAREDALSQLRSIKKRLKEAEEDQYRAEQDAADLRAELNLLQQQGLRGTTHSDMQFGSSPDHILSLEKEILDLKTGLQQELLLRQQEQQKLSAEQLHSSSLLSEKKELEEKLASLNKKISEDASDFAVRKISSLDKEKFEKQLHDMAVMVERLESSRQKLLMEIDSQSSEIERLFEDNSNLSASYQEAMETAMQWESQVKNCLKQNENLRILVDKLRSEQVSLLQTSDGIIQSDAESAEGKADSENRLLKDLLVKEQSRCDALYAEVMKLTAEHRRAVQARNSLICLYRPALKDIESSLMKMKQDSYAAVF, via the exons ATGGATGCGCATACACGCGGACGACGAACG TTGGAAGAGATCCGCCAGAAGCGAGCCGCCGAGAGAATACACAAGGTCGCTTCCGGTTCAGATCTTGAATCCTCCAATCCCTACG GCGCGCAGAGATCAGAGTCTGGGAATCGAATGTCAGGAGAG AGAGATACATATGTATTGCCATCTCAACTTAAGGATTTTGAGAATAGGAATGCAGAGCTCGAGAGGGAAAATCAGAAACTGTTAGCAAAG cttgatgaaaaggaaattCAAATAGATTCATTGATGAAGCGCTTAAATGATTTG GAACAAGATAGTTTGCCTATGCTAAGAAAATCTCTAAAGGatatttccattgaaaaggatGCAGCAATTGTTGCCAGA GAAGACGCTTTGTCACAACTTCGATCTATTAAGAAACGGTTAAAGGAAGCAGAAGAGGATCAATATCGA GCTGAACAGGATGCAGCAGATTTAAGGGCAGAACTAAATTTACTGCAGCAACAAGGACTGAGGGGGACTACTCACAGTGACATGCAGTTTGGCAGCTCACCAGACCACATCCTTTCCCTAGAAAAGGAAATATTGGATTTGAAAACTGGATTACAG CAAGAGTTGCTGCTGAGGCAACAAGAGCAGCAAAAACTATCCGCAGAACAGTTACACAGCTCATCCCTGTTATCTGAAAAGAAAGAGCTGGAAGAAAAACTAGCATCTTTGAATAAAAAGATTTCAG AAGATGCTTCAGATTTTGCTGTGCGCAAGATATCTTCCTTG GACaaggaaaaatttgaaaaacagtTGCATGACATGGCAGTTATGGTTGAGAGGCTTGAAAGCAGTCGACAAAAACTACTTATGGAG ATTGATTCTCAGTCTTCAGAGATAGAGAGGCTGTTTGAAGATAATTCCAACTTGTCAGCTTCTTATCAGGAAGCAATGGAGACTGCCATGCAGTGGGAGAGCCAG GTGAAGAACTGTCTGAAGCAAAATGAAAATCTTCGTATTCTAGTGGACAAACTTAGATCTGAACAAGTCAGCCTATTGCAAACAAGTGATGGCATTATTCAATCAGATGCTGAAAGTGCAGAAGGTAAAGCTGATTCAGAAAATAGGTTGCTTAAG GATCTGTTGGTGAAAGAACAGAGCAGATGTGATGCATTGTATGCAGAGGTCATGAAGCTTACTGCTGAACACAGACGTGCTGTCCAAGCACGCAACAGTCTCATATGCCT TTATAGACCTGCACTAAAAGACATAGAGAGCAGCCTAATGAAAATGAAGCAAGATAGCTATGCAGCAGTTTTCTGA
- the LOC122047433 gene encoding paramyosin-like isoform X1, translating into MRIHADDERWKRSARSEPPREYTRSLPVQILNPPIPTARRDQSLGIECQESFSLSLQWKRKIKREDDEFERDTYVLPSQLKDFENRNAELERENQKLLAKLDEKEIQIDSLMKRLNDLEQDSLPMLRKSLKDISIEKDAAIVAREDALSQLRSIKKRLKEAEEDQYRAEQDAADLRAELNLLQQQGLRGTTHSDMQFGSSPDHILSLEKEILDLKTGLQQELLLRQQEQQKLSAEQLHSSSLLSEKKELEEKLASLNKKISEDASDFAVRKISSLDKEKFEKQLHDMAVMVERLESSRQKLLMEIDSQSSEIERLFEDNSNLSASYQEAMETAMQWESQVKNCLKQNENLRILVDKLRSEQVSLLQTSDGIIQSDAESAEGKADSENRLLKDLLVKEQSRCDALYAEVMKLTAEHRRAVQARNSLICLYRPALKDIESSLMKMKQDSYAAVF; encoded by the exons ATGCGCATACACGCGGACGACGAACG TTGGAAGAGATCCGCCAGAAGCGAGCCGCCGAGAGAATACACAAGGTCGCTTCCGGTTCAGATCTTGAATCCTCCAATCCCTACG GCGCGCAGAGATCAGAGTCTGGGAATCGAATGTCAGGAGAG tttCTCCTTGTCACTACAGTGGAAGAGAAAGATCAAAAGAGAGGATGATGAGTTTGAG AGAGATACATATGTATTGCCATCTCAACTTAAGGATTTTGAGAATAGGAATGCAGAGCTCGAGAGGGAAAATCAGAAACTGTTAGCAAAG cttgatgaaaaggaaattCAAATAGATTCATTGATGAAGCGCTTAAATGATTTG GAACAAGATAGTTTGCCTATGCTAAGAAAATCTCTAAAGGatatttccattgaaaaggatGCAGCAATTGTTGCCAGA GAAGACGCTTTGTCACAACTTCGATCTATTAAGAAACGGTTAAAGGAAGCAGAAGAGGATCAATATCGA GCTGAACAGGATGCAGCAGATTTAAGGGCAGAACTAAATTTACTGCAGCAACAAGGACTGAGGGGGACTACTCACAGTGACATGCAGTTTGGCAGCTCACCAGACCACATCCTTTCCCTAGAAAAGGAAATATTGGATTTGAAAACTGGATTACAG CAAGAGTTGCTGCTGAGGCAACAAGAGCAGCAAAAACTATCCGCAGAACAGTTACACAGCTCATCCCTGTTATCTGAAAAGAAAGAGCTGGAAGAAAAACTAGCATCTTTGAATAAAAAGATTTCAG AAGATGCTTCAGATTTTGCTGTGCGCAAGATATCTTCCTTG GACaaggaaaaatttgaaaaacagtTGCATGACATGGCAGTTATGGTTGAGAGGCTTGAAAGCAGTCGACAAAAACTACTTATGGAG ATTGATTCTCAGTCTTCAGAGATAGAGAGGCTGTTTGAAGATAATTCCAACTTGTCAGCTTCTTATCAGGAAGCAATGGAGACTGCCATGCAGTGGGAGAGCCAG GTGAAGAACTGTCTGAAGCAAAATGAAAATCTTCGTATTCTAGTGGACAAACTTAGATCTGAACAAGTCAGCCTATTGCAAACAAGTGATGGCATTATTCAATCAGATGCTGAAAGTGCAGAAGGTAAAGCTGATTCAGAAAATAGGTTGCTTAAG GATCTGTTGGTGAAAGAACAGAGCAGATGTGATGCATTGTATGCAGAGGTCATGAAGCTTACTGCTGAACACAGACGTGCTGTCCAAGCACGCAACAGTCTCATATGCCT TTATAGACCTGCACTAAAAGACATAGAGAGCAGCCTAATGAAAATGAAGCAAGATAGCTATGCAGCAGTTTTCTGA